One window of Anaerolineales bacterium genomic DNA carries:
- a CDS encoding 4Fe-4S dicluster domain-containing protein, translated as MAVKGWIEVSDTYCKGCELCISACPQEVMELDMARLTPKGYHPAHTFKEGCTGCAICAIVCPDAAITVFRETTKAAPVPA; from the coding sequence ATGGCTGTCAAAGGCTGGATCGAAGTCAGCGATACATACTGCAAAGGATGCGAACTTTGCATCAGCGCATGTCCGCAGGAGGTGATGGAACTGGACATGGCGCGGCTCACCCCCAAGGGATATCACCCTGCTCATACATTCAAAGAAGGCTGCACGGGCTGCGCGATCTGCGCCATCGTTTGCCCGGATGCGGCGATCACGGTATTCCGTGAAACGACCAAAGCCGCCCCTGTCCCTGCGTGA
- a CDS encoding 2-oxoglutarate oxidoreductase, with translation MATENLVYERPEAFTEMPTHYCPGCTHGVAHRLVAEVLEEMGVVNKTIGVAPVGCAVFAYNYFDTDFVEAPHGRAPAMATGIKRVLPDRVVFTYQGDGDLASIGMGEIVHAAARGENITVIFINNANYGMTGGQMAPTTLPGMKTTSSPNGRDVETQGYPIKMSEMLSTLEGTGYCVRRSLHDPKNIRLAKKAIRTAFETQVRGLGFAMVELLSTCPTNWGMTPVNSLKFVEEHMIPAFPLGDYKISDAIKQIKI, from the coding sequence ATGGCAACTGAAAACCTGGTTTACGAAAGGCCCGAAGCCTTCACTGAAATGCCCACCCACTATTGCCCGGGTTGCACGCATGGCGTGGCACACAGACTGGTTGCGGAAGTGTTGGAAGAGATGGGAGTTGTGAATAAGACCATCGGCGTTGCGCCGGTGGGATGCGCCGTCTTCGCGTACAACTATTTCGATACCGATTTCGTCGAAGCGCCGCACGGGCGCGCTCCCGCCATGGCGACCGGCATCAAGCGCGTCCTGCCAGACCGCGTTGTCTTCACATATCAAGGTGACGGAGACCTGGCGTCGATCGGCATGGGTGAGATCGTTCATGCCGCGGCGCGCGGAGAAAACATCACCGTGATCTTCATCAACAACGCAAACTACGGCATGACAGGCGGGCAGATGGCGCCGACCACCCTGCCCGGCATGAAGACGACATCCTCGCCGAATGGGCGCGACGTGGAAACACAGGGCTACCCGATCAAGATGTCTGAAATGCTATCGACACTCGAAGGCACGGGATATTGCGTGCGCCGTTCCCTGCACGACCCGAAAAATATCCGCCTCGCGAAGAAAGCCATCCGCACCGCGTTTGAAACCCAGGTGCGCGGACTCGGCTTTGCAATGGTCGAGCTGCTTTCCACCTGCCCGACCAACTGGGGCATGACGCCGGTCAACTCGTTGAAGTTCGTCGAAGAGCACATGATCCCCGCATTTCCGCTGGGAGATTACAAAATCAGCGATGCGATCAAGCAGATAAAAATTTGA
- a CDS encoding acetyl-CoA C-acyltransferase gives MTEVVIIDAVRTPVGALGGVLSSVRPDDMAAHVIKAILDRNKLDPALIEEVFLGCANQAGEDNRNVARMASLLAGLPVDVGGVTVNRLCASGLNAINMAARAIKTGEGEVYIAGGVESMSRAPYSLPKAEAGFSFGNLTAYDTALGWRYPNPKMKTMHGTESMGETAENIALERPHITRERQDAFSLRSHQRAVAAIDSGRFKQEIVPVVIPQKKGDPKIIDTDERPRRDTSMESLGKLKASFRDGGTVTAGNSSGLNDGAAALLLMSVEKAASLDLKPLARIVTSAAAGVPPRVMGYGPIPASRKALDRAGLKMKDIGLIELNEAFAVQSLAVMEDLELDPEIVNVNGGAIAIGHPLGCSGARLMTTLVHEMKLRGNARYGLATLCVGVGQGEATIMEYLG, from the coding sequence ATGACTGAAGTTGTCATCATCGATGCTGTTCGCACGCCTGTCGGGGCATTGGGCGGCGTCCTCTCATCCGTGCGCCCTGATGACATGGCTGCGCACGTGATCAAAGCCATCCTTGATAGAAATAAACTAGACCCGGCATTGATCGAAGAAGTGTTCCTGGGCTGTGCCAACCAGGCGGGCGAGGACAATCGCAATGTGGCCCGCATGGCTTCCTTGCTTGCAGGTCTTCCCGTGGATGTGGGTGGCGTGACCGTCAACCGTTTATGTGCATCGGGTTTGAATGCCATCAACATGGCGGCGCGTGCCATCAAAACCGGGGAGGGGGAGGTGTATATCGCGGGCGGGGTCGAATCCATGAGCCGCGCTCCTTATTCGCTCCCCAAAGCCGAGGCGGGATTTTCGTTTGGAAACCTTACCGCATACGATACGGCATTGGGCTGGCGCTATCCGAATCCCAAAATGAAAACCATGCACGGGACTGAATCAATGGGCGAGACGGCGGAGAACATCGCCTTGGAACGTCCGCACATCACCCGTGAAAGACAGGATGCCTTCTCGTTGCGCAGTCATCAACGCGCAGTTGCCGCCATCGACTCGGGACGCTTCAAACAGGAGATCGTTCCCGTCGTCATTCCGCAGAAAAAGGGCGACCCGAAAATAATCGACACGGATGAACGTCCGCGCCGCGATACTTCAATGGAAAGCCTCGGCAAACTCAAAGCCTCCTTCCGTGATGGGGGGACGGTGACCGCGGGGAATTCATCTGGATTGAACGACGGAGCTGCCGCATTGTTGTTGATGAGCGTTGAGAAAGCCGCATCTTTGGATCTCAAACCGCTTGCCCGCATCGTGACTTCCGCCGCAGCCGGTGTGCCGCCCCGTGTCATGGGGTATGGCCCGATCCCTGCCTCGCGAAAAGCGCTCGATCGGGCGGGATTGAAAATGAAAGATATTGGTTTGATCGAACTCAACGAGGCCTTTGCCGTTCAATCCCTTGCTGTGATGGAAGACCTCGAACTTGACCCGGAGATCGTCAATGTCAACGGCGGCGCCATCGCCATCGGGCATCCGCTTGGCTGTTCGGGTGCGCGCCTTATGACCACCCTTGTGCATGAAATGAAGTTACGCGGAAACGCCAGATATGGTTTGGCGACCCTTTGCGTGGGAGTCGGTCAGGGCGAGGCGACAATTATGGAATACCTTGGTTGA
- the vorB gene encoding 3-methyl-2-oxobutanoate dehydrogenase subunit VorB — protein MPKELWKGNEAIAEAAVRAGLEAYFGYPITPQTEILEFLSRRMPELGRTFVQAESELGAINMVYGAACTGVRVMSSSSSPGVSLMMEGLSYIAGTEIPAVLVNVMRGGPGLGNIAPAQSDYNQAVRGGGHGDYPRIVLAPASVQEAIDLMGLSFDLAEKYRMITMVILDGSVGQMMEPAEMPALKEIHRKGFDWATDGAMNRERRILSSIYLNPYDEEKTNLRLLKRWKDVQASEVRYKEYFLEDAKYIVIGFGTAGRVALSAVREARAQGIKVGLLRPITVSPFPHEALDQLTGQAEAILVTEMNMGQMLDDVLLTVRGRVPVEFYGRPGGVVPFHDEILDEIHRLTSGTLAVRTDPRESWLTRMTAAA, from the coding sequence ATGCCAAAAGAATTATGGAAAGGCAATGAAGCCATAGCAGAAGCAGCCGTCCGCGCGGGGCTTGAAGCGTATTTCGGTTATCCCATCACCCCGCAGACGGAAATCCTGGAATTTCTCTCGCGCCGCATGCCCGAACTCGGACGCACTTTCGTGCAAGCCGAATCGGAGCTCGGCGCGATCAACATGGTCTATGGCGCGGCGTGTACAGGCGTGCGGGTCATGTCTTCCTCTTCTTCGCCGGGCGTGAGCCTTATGATGGAAGGACTGTCCTATATAGCCGGGACAGAGATCCCAGCCGTCCTGGTAAACGTCATGCGCGGCGGACCGGGCTTGGGAAATATTGCGCCAGCCCAAAGCGATTACAACCAGGCAGTGCGCGGCGGCGGTCACGGCGATTATCCACGAATCGTCCTCGCGCCTGCATCCGTGCAGGAAGCGATAGACCTGATGGGATTATCCTTCGACCTTGCCGAAAAATATCGCATGATCACCATGGTGATCCTGGACGGCTCCGTCGGGCAAATGATGGAACCTGCCGAGATGCCCGCGCTGAAAGAAATCCATCGAAAAGGATTCGATTGGGCAACCGATGGGGCGATGAACCGCGAACGCAGAATCCTTTCATCCATTTATCTCAACCCATACGACGAAGAGAAGACGAACCTGCGGCTGCTCAAACGCTGGAAGGATGTACAAGCCAGCGAGGTCCGCTACAAGGAATATTTCCTCGAAGATGCAAAATATATCGTCATCGGCTTTGGCACGGCGGGGCGTGTCGCGCTATCCGCTGTGCGTGAAGCGCGCGCGCAGGGTATCAAGGTCGGCTTGTTAAGACCGATCACTGTCAGCCCGTTCCCGCATGAAGCGCTGGACCAACTTACGGGTCAGGCTGAGGCGATTCTTGTCACAGAGATGAACATGGGGCAAATGCTCGATGACGTCCTGCTCACGGTCCGTGGACGGGTCCCGGTCGAGTTCTACGGACGGCCCGGCGGCGTGGTGCCTTTCCATGATGAAATCCTGGACGAAATTCACCGCCTCACCTCTGGAACTTTGGCGGTCCGCACCGACCCAAGAGAATCCTGGCTGACAAGGATGACTGCTGCCGCGTAA
- a CDS encoding 2-oxoacid:acceptor oxidoreductase family protein encodes MQKEIIIAGFGGQGVLFGGQVLAYAAMDNGLDVTWIPSYGPEMRGGTANCTVVIADREIGSPTVKNPPLAIALNLPSFDKYEELLASGGTLIVNRSMVDRAAKRTDIHVILVPCNEIAEEIGDRKLLNMVAVGALLTALTEVKLEDVEKALEGHLPARHKHLLPKNFEALKRGFEHAQKEWDKIPA; translated from the coding sequence ATGCAAAAAGAAATCATCATCGCGGGTTTTGGCGGGCAGGGCGTATTGTTTGGCGGGCAGGTGCTTGCCTACGCCGCCATGGACAACGGCCTGGATGTGACATGGATCCCCTCCTACGGTCCTGAAATGCGCGGCGGCACGGCAAACTGCACTGTTGTGATCGCAGACCGCGAGATCGGCTCGCCCACTGTAAAGAATCCGCCGCTCGCGATCGCGCTGAATCTGCCTTCGTTCGATAAATATGAGGAATTGCTCGCGTCCGGCGGCACGCTGATCGTCAATCGATCGATGGTGGACCGCGCCGCAAAAAGGACTGACATTCACGTCATCCTCGTCCCTTGCAATGAGATCGCAGAGGAGATCGGCGACCGCAAATTGCTCAACATGGTGGCGGTCGGGGCGCTGCTCACCGCCTTGACCGAGGTCAAATTGGAGGATGTGGAAAAGGCACTCGAAGGTCATCTGCCCGCACGCCACAAACATCTATTACCGAAGAACTTCGAGGCGCTGAAACGCGGATTCGAACATGCACAGAAAGAGTGGGATAAAATTCCAGCCTAA
- a CDS encoding CBS domain-containing protein, with protein sequence MNHVRDWMSSPVVVVDPDSSVSYAMTLMRRRKIHSVVVAISEKNPAYGIVTTTDIRDKIAAEGRNPAETTVREIMSGPIITGRADWTLAECSRIMQKHKFHHLPIADDAGTLIGIISATDIFMAVEEQGWIEEE encoded by the coding sequence ATGAACCATGTCCGTGATTGGATGTCCAGCCCTGTGGTCGTGGTCGACCCGGATTCGAGCGTCTCATACGCGATGACTTTGATGCGCCGCCGCAAGATCCACAGCGTGGTGGTTGCCATCAGCGAGAAGAATCCTGCCTACGGCATCGTGACCACGACCGACATTCGCGATAAGATTGCGGCTGAAGGACGCAACCCGGCCGAAACGACCGTGCGCGAGATCATGTCCGGTCCCATCATCACGGGGCGCGCAGATTGGACTCTTGCCGAGTGTTCCCGGATCATGCAGAAGCATAAATTTCATCACCTGCCGATCGCTGACGATGCCGGCACATTGATCGGGATCATCTCCGCGACCGATATCTTCATGGCGGTGGAGGAACAAGGCTGGATCGAAGAGGAATAG